One Chanodichthys erythropterus isolate Z2021 chromosome 10, ASM2448905v1, whole genome shotgun sequence DNA segment encodes these proteins:
- the fam163ab gene encoding protein FAM163A — protein MTAGTVVITGGILATVILLCIIVVLCYCRLQYYCCKKNGSDPDAVCPQPQFACNACSTSRVDGTASTPLSLSPEPTPPQSFCPSCSPYSSPFYISTMDETRNGGERITYMPSHYNSPSLSLTLPVSLSSRSRPDLCSNTRAISTDV, from the exons ATGACAGCTGGAACTGTGGTTATAACCGGAGGAATTCTCGCAACGGTGATACTCCTGTGTATCATTGTCGTGCTGTGTTACTGTCGCCTTCAG TATTATTGCTGTAAGAAGAATGGATCCGATCCAGATGCTGTTTGCCCACAACCCCAGTTTGCCTGCAACGCATGCAGCACATCCCGGGTGGACGGGACCGCTTCCACCCCGCTCTCCCTGTCACCGGAGCCCACGCCACCGCAGAGCTTCTGCCCCTCCTGCTCCCCATACAGCTCTCCATTTTACATCAGCACCATGGACGAAACACGGAACGGGGGCGAACGGATCACTTACATGCCGTCCCACTACAACAGCCCGTCCCTGTCTCTCACCCTTCCCGTGTCATTGAGCTCTCGAAGCCGACCGGACCTCTGCTCCAACACGCGTGCCATAAGCACTGATGTCTGA